The DNA segment TCTTTCATCTTAAGTCTATCAAACTCTGCCATTAGGGTTTGTAATCTTGCTTCTCTAACTCTCTCTGCTCCAACATGTCGGGTTTTGATCGCATCCCAAACGGCTTTGGCTGTGTCTAGGTCACCAACTTGTAGTGTCAAGGCCTCGGGTATAGACTGAAATATTAAGGCGATAGCCATATCATTCTTTCCTTCAGCTTTACTTCCGGGGTCTATAGCTTCCCATACTTTGTTGACCTTGAATGCTATCTTCATACGCATAGCCCACACCGTATAGTTCGAGGAGTTTAGcatcaaaaatattatagagGAAGGGCCGTGCTCTTTGATCTTCATCTCCGTgatgtcttctttctcatctcCCATTGTTTTGTAGTTTGttaggctctgataccaaatatagaatCACAAGTAATAAGAAGTCCTTCTCTTATTCAATCTCAAAGCTCtcaaatcacaaatcacaaatcacaaatcaTAAGTTATGCAATATCATAtgcatctccttatatataaCTCATAGTTTCCTAATCTTATTAGAAATCACACAAATAGATATTTTCCTAATTCTCAAAGATAATCATAACTCAATATAAAAGGAAACTTGCAAGTCAAGCTTATTCAACAGCAACGAGAACGAGATAAGCGAAAAGAGGAGGTAAGGCAGCGACACATCCTCTAAATTCAACATCCTGAATAGTCAGATAATGCTAACATCATAATACAAAATGGGTGAATCCAATCATAACGAAAAAGAAAAGGCTATTTGTTAGTCTCTCGGTTGAGATGGTGATAATGTAATCTATCTCGCTACATAGGATATTGTGCAAAAGAAATATACGTCTAATAATTAGTTCTAGTTTGTGAAAAAGCAGGTTATAAATGGGCTCTAACAAAATAGTTTTGATTTTGTTATGCATTTGATTTGGAAAGACTGGTTTGCGAGTTATTGGTTAACAATAGACCAGAACTAACCAATGCTTGTTTGATTTTGGGTTTGgaactttaaaataaatagacaAATTGAATTCGAACTTCCATAGTGGATATAAATTGGATTTAAACTTTGGGATACAGAATGGGCTTTAATTGTGTGGGACTATAGTGATATACTTCTGAAGGGAGGTGAACAGTTACGAAAACCATAAAGAACCGTCaagattattattaattattaaattggACGGTGAAGGATGCGGTTGTAAAAGCATCTTATATGAGTGCGAAACACAGGAAAACTCGAAATCAGTTTCCAATCTGAAAAACCAAAACTTCTAGGGTTTGCGATTTGGATCCTTAAATTTCTCTCTCGAAACATGCCGCAAAGACACTCGAAGAACAACAACGATCTCGCCTACTTCACGTACgacgagaagaagaagctaGGGTATGGGACCCAGAGGGAGAGGTTGGGGAAAGACTCGATCAAGCCCTTCGATGCTTGCTCCCTCTGCTTGAAACCCTTCATCGATCCCATGTGTTGCCACAAGGGTCATGTCTTCTGCAGAGAGTGTATCCTCGAGTGCTTCCTCGCGCAGAAGAAAGACATCCAGAGGTACTAAAACAAAGAGTCTTCTCTTTTTTGTTGTAAAGTTGACTTCTTTATACGTTCGTATGCTGTCTGTTTCGAGATATAGATAGGGTTGTGGATTAGCTTTATGATTCTTAAGTGAGTTAGGTATCAGTTTAAGTCATTGTTAAGTTACAAAGTTAAGTTCTTTATTGGGCCATATGTTTCCTATGATGTTGTTGCTCAACTATTGTTGTAGATGATTGTGACGTTGCCATTTTGGGTTAGGTGAAGTATGGTTGGTTGCATATAATTTTGTTTGTGCTTGTCTATGGTAGAAAGGGGCTTAGAGTTGTCTCTCCTCACTTGTATATTTTGTTTGCTCTCTATGTTAATATCCTGAGAGAAGTGGTACTAACATGTGGATTTGTTCTCAGGAGGCTTGCTGCCCATGCTTCTCAAaagaatcaagataaggacgaagaagaagagaggctAATGTTACAAAAGGCTAGAGAGCTCGACGAGTTTGATCAGCAAAACCATGGTGCTTTGCCTCGATACAGTGACAAGAGCCAAAGCCAGGACAAGAATGGTTTTCACGGGGCCAACAGTGTGAAGGCGACTTCTTTTGAAGAAGAGGCGCTTAGGACGATGAAAGCCTTCTGGCTTCCTTCGGCTACACCTGGAGCTTCAGTTAGAGTTGAAGCTCCTGAAACTCATACGGTCTGTCCAGAGGGCAAAGAGAAGCTCAAGCTTAAGAACCTCTTTGCTATCCGTTTCACCGAAGATAACAGcgaagaggaagagaagaaggcgAAATCGTCATCAACAAGCTCTTATGACAAAACCTACATTTGCCCGAGCTGCAAAGTCACTCTGACTAACACCATGTCTCTTGTGGCACTTAGCTCATGCGGACATGTTTTCTGCAAGAAGTGTGGTGAAAAGTTTATGCCCGTGGACAAAGTCTGTCTTGTGTGTGACAAACCTTGCAAGGACAGGAACTTGGTTGGGTTGAAGAAAGGAGGCACTGGTTTTGCTGAGCATGACGATCATCTTGAGGCTAAAGAGTACAAGCATTTGGGTAGTGGCTCTGGTTTAGGGATGGTGAGGATGGGTAAGACATGATGATTGTGGAAAGCGCATCAAATGTTCGATTTGAAATTGTATACAACTAAGAGACTGTTTTCTCTATTTGGCTTTTGGTTCTTGTTCTTTTCATCCGATCTTATTTGCACTTGTACCATGAGTCTTTCAAAGAATTTTCCATGAAGTTGAACTCTACTACAATTTGATTATAACAAGGTTCGAATATACCCTTTGAGCTGTACAAAATGTTAGACATGatctcaaacacatacagcTTGTAACAAACCaacaatcatattttaaaagGCAGCCGTACAAAACAAGtgtattatttgttttaatatcTCTTGTACGTGGCTGAGACGTTTAGCAAGTCACAGGATGGCAGTTTCTTTAGCTATACTAAAGTAATAAACGAGAAAGACCTGtactataatttataaattgtttatttgCAAAATATCACGTATGGAGCATACAAAACGCCAGATAGGTTTCTAGTTTTCACTTCATGATTCTGAATTCTCTTCTTTGTCTTTTGTTCATTTTTCCTTTGTTCACACTTCTATTCTTACTTCATCTAAACATTTGTGACAACAAAGaagaagttaaaaacatgaacatTGAAACTGAGAACATCCCAAGGAAGCTCGAGGTCAGTTAATGTACATAACAagaataaattttcaaattttgctGATGTGTATTTTTgtcagaaaagaaaaacatttgcACACTTGTGTATAATAAAAGACATTGATTGGGGTTGTGATGAGTGACTATATGGAACAGGGTAAGTTTGGAGCTATGGTGGTATGTTGTATCTTAGGAGTAGGACAACTTGTGGCATGGAACACAATACTCACTATTTCCGATTATTACTATCAAGTATTCCCTGTAAGTGTAGCTTCTTGATCATGAATCATCAattctttttataaattgtttatctATTTATATTGAGGAAAACTATACACATATTTAAACTCGTGCAATATGTAGGTAAAATCATGAGCTTTATCAAAATTtcctatattatattttaatatttatatactacTGAAAACTAATTACTTATCTATATTTGATTTTTAGGTCCACGATTATATAGTGTTCTAACATTTTGTTTCCatgttcttttgttttctatGAATCGTGATTTGATTCATCAAAGGAATATCATCCTTCAAGAGTTCTTACTCTAGTTTACCAGCCATTTGTCCTGGGAACTATATTCATCTTGGTTTTCatggggaaaaagaagaagaaccagaaGCAAATTGCTATCGGTTATACCATTTTCTTCATCGGCTCTCTTCTTTTGATTATTGTgagtaatttttatatatatgcatggtATTTGTTAGCAGAAATTTCTTCATTAAATAATACAGCCAAAGAgtacattttcttcttcttttgttttttttttcttatagttAGACGTGGCTACCAAAGGAGAAGGAACTCTATTAGCATACATCTTTTTATGTTCGATTGTTGCATGTTTTGGGATGGCGAATGCTCATGTAGAAGGGGCCATGCTCGGAGAGCTTTCATTCATGTGTCCTGAGTTTATTCAGGTTTTATTCTTATAAGAAAACTGATATAGGcataaaactttgatttctaaTTGTTtctaactaaaatttataatttttcttgtaAGTCATTTGTCGCGGGTCTAGGCGTAGCCGGAGCCATAACATCTGCTTTGAGGCTTGTTACCAAAGCGGTATTCGATAAATCTCCGAACGGTCTTCGAAAAGGCGCTTGTAGGTCACTTAACTAGTGAACTTGAGATTTTTCTCTATATATGCTAAATGTGTGTTCACGTTAAATCTTTGAAGTggttataaactaatataagaTCAATTGCAGTGCTATTCTTGGCATTTTCGACTTTGATCGAGTTCATTTGCATGCTTCtctatatttacatgtttccaAAGCTACCAATTGTTAAACATTATTATGCAAAGGCGGAATCAAACCATGTAGAAGCTGACGAAACGAAAATCACGCAATTAAGCAACAAAGAGTTGCTCGATCAAAACATGGGCCTTGCAATCAATCTTTTCCTCATCTACGCCCTGACTTTGTCAATATTTCCTGGATTTTTGTACGAGAACACTGGAGAACACAAACTTGGTTCATGGTATATGCTTATAAACTTTAATTTGATACCTTTGTTTCTTTTACTTCCTTAATGACACGAAAGTTAAACATTTACTCATACTGTGATGAAAATAAATTCATACATATTTAAACTCGAAAagaatatgatatataatatcattatatatatattattcattctACTGTTATTTCTTTAACCATATTCATCTCATTTTTGCAATAATTAATCGTCATATTTTCTCAACATATAGGTACCCTCTTGTACTTGTTGCTTCATATAATGTGTGGGATGCTTTCTCGAGATATATTCCTCTTAGCAAACACCTAAAAATTGAATCAATAAAATGGATCACTTCATGCGTGCTTGTGCGGTTCTTATTTGTCCCAGCTTTTTACTTCACTGCAAAAAGCGCAGATCAAGGATGGATGGTGTTACTGACATCTCTTTTGGGACTGACCAACGGTTATCTAACTGTCTGTGTTCTCGCAAATAAGCCTAAGAGTAAATACAATGTAAGTTTTTCTATCAAAACCATATAGttctattttcatatttttttttttgtggttgcAGTCTGGGGTCACTGTTTAATTTAATGATCAAGTgttgtaaattattatttatgatcaTAATCAACAAAGCAAATTACTAAATTTAAAACCAAATAGTTTTTTGAAACGTGAATTTCATTGTTTCTTGACATTTCATTTTATATGATTCACAGGTTTTGGAGACAGATGCTTTGGGGAATTTGCTAGTATCTTTTATGTTAGGAGGAATATTCGCAGGTGTTTGCCTTGGTTGGCTTTGGCTAATAGGCACCAAAAGTTCCTTTTAGATGGGTTCAAAGTTATATTTTCTTTCGGAATCGCACAAATCGTATGATTTACatgtaataaaacaaaattcatgATACTTTTACAAAAACATTTATCGTTAGCTAACAAAAATGATGTTAAATTATCGTGGAAAATTATATCAAcagtgttaaatttttttgaaaatataatattttaacaaatgAAACACTTGGACATGTAAGACTGAGCAATTAATTGTCGTTCCAGTGTTTGGATTGATTGTTGTTCCAGTTGGAGTTGTGAAGAGTAGTGTTCCGTTGTGTCTGTCGAGAAATGTTTTTGTGTTGATTAGAAGCAATATTTGCGGAGACCGAAAGTTGTATGAGGGCATGTGGTGAGTGTTTTTGCATCATGATTCGAAGACGTATGTGAAGCTTAATAAGTAAGATATGGTGGAATGTCTTCCCGTATTTGTAGAGACCATTCACTTGATCAACAACTCATTTGTATTCTTCGGGAAGAAGACCTTCAAGAATGATTTCAATTTGGTATTCATGGTCAAGCTATTTACAAAGGATGGCGAGTTGATCCATACAAGTTGTTAAGCTGTGGTAGTACATTATCGatggaacttttttttttttttttttgaaagaatgttaaattaattcaaCCAAAAAAGCTGTTTTACACTTTGTGTTACATTGGTATATAATTTTTCAGAAAACCAGTCTTAAAACTCCATGAGTTATCTCGTTCCAAACCAAAGAGATAAACCTCCTGTGTGCGCCCTATCACGAATGGAAGAGAGCCTGTTGCGAACGTTCTTGTCTACCATTTTGATTACTTGTCCTGGTGTCATCGGTTCTTCTCCATGCTTACGTTGATTGCGTTCCCTCCATATAGCATACAGAGTTGCTTGGAACACATATCTCACAATGAAGAGCTCTGTTTTGTCTCTGTTTTGATCAAGCAGCAGTGGTATAACTTGGTCCCATTGGCAGGTATAGCGCATATCTAACAGCTTATGGGTTAAACCTTTCCACACCTCCTCTGAAAATTTGCATACAAAGAAAAGATGATCTCTTGACTCCATTGGATCATTGCAGAACACACAAGAGCTGGTGTGTTGAGTGTTCCATTGTCGAATCCTGTCTCCTGTTGCAAGTCTGTTGAGGATTGCAAGCCAAGCCATGAAAGAGTATTTAGGTGTATTCAAAGCAAACCAGATCCCATGGCTCCAATTCACCTTCACGCGAGACACTCTTGTCAGTTTCCAAGTTTCCTTAGAACTgaaagttgatttatatttgtCTCCTCGCCTCCACAACTTAATATCGTCCCGTTCAAACAGTCCTCTCTCCTTTAGTCGTTCTATGTGATCCTCAATCTCATTAAAGATTTCCACCCGGTGCCTCCTTCTTCGATGCGTTCGGATGACCACATCAACTGTTGCTTCCAGTCGTATACCCATATCTATACAGCCTCCTCTCCCTGTGATATCAATCAGTCTTCCAGCTGGTGTCCTGACATCAAACCAGAAAGATGTTGTTGCACCATTTTGTACCTCTGATTTCGAGAAACCCTTTGCTATGTCCCTGTATTTTAAAAGTTTCTTCCATATCCATGAGCCCAGCGTGGAGTTCTCTTTAACCGTCCAGATAGAACCCTTTTTAATCAAGTATCTAGTGACCCATTGGACCCATAGAGATGATGGGGATGAGGTTAGCTTCCAGAAGAGTTTCAGACTCGCTACCTTGTTTGCTTCGGCGATGGATTTCAATCCCAAACCACCTTCATCTTTCGGTAAAATACAGTCTTTCCATGCAACTTTCGCTTTCTTTGGGTTAAGCTCTGGGCCGGACCACAAAAATGCAGCACAAAGGCTATCTATTTCGTGAATACACTTCCTTGGCAATCGAAACGCCGAAATCCAGAAATTTGTCAAACTGTGTATTACAGAGCTTATCAATTGGAGTCTGCCTGCAAAAGATAAAAATCGGGCGTTCCAGGATGTTATTCTCTTTCGAATCTTCTCGATAAGTGGAGCATAATCAGCCACTGTCATCTGTTTCGTCATCAATGGCAATCCAAGATAACGTACTGGCAAAGAACCCGCAGCAAACGAGAAGTGTTCATGAATAACATTACTCTCTGTTTCATTTACCCCCGCAAGATAAAGCGTTGACTTTTCCATGCTTATATTCAGGCCCGAGAACTCTGCAAATCGCTTAAAGACCTCGAGAATACCTTCGACTGAACGTTTTTTTCCATCTGAGAACACAAGTACATCATCTGCGAAACACAAATGAGTGAGTTTCACACCTTGACAATAGGGATGAAATCCGAATTGGCGGGATATGGCTGCTTGATCTAGCATCCGAGATAGCACTTGCATACATATGACGAACAAGTACGGTGATAAAGAACATCCCTGCCGAAGCCCTCTTCTACTATTGAAATAGCCAGCTAATTCTCCATTTACTTGAACCGAGAACGAGGCCAAAGTGATGCACTTCTCTATCCAGGTGATAAATTTAACCGGGAACCCCAAAGCCTTTAAAGTACCCAGTAGAAACGGCCATTGCACTGTGTCAAAAGCCTTGGAGATATCAATCTTGAGAGCGCAACGTGCTGAGACTGAATCTTTATGATAGTTCTTGACCAGTTCTGATGCTAGCAGGACATTCTCCATCAACAATCTATCCTTAACAAAAGCTGATTGACTCGGAGAGATAAATTTCGGTAGAACTTTCTTCAGCCTGTTTGCCAACAGTTTTGAGATAACCTTGTACAAAACATTGCAGCAAGAAATAGGCCGATAATCTTTGAATAGTATGGCCTCGTCTTTTTTAGGTATCAATGCCAAAATGGTAGAGTTAACTCCTTTCGGTAAGAAACCATATTCAAAAAAGGATGTTACTGCGACCACAACCTCTTTGCCGACTATTGGCCACGCTGCCTTATAGAACTCACATGTGTATCCATCAGGGCCTGGGGCCTTGTTTCGTGCCATCTTGAATATCACTTCTTTAATATCATCTGCAGTGACATTCTGTACTAGCATATTCTGGTCCAGCTCCTCACACTCAAAATTCAGTAACTCTTTCAACGCCTCTACTGAGATGCCTTGATAATCCTGCACCTGGGTAGCTAAAAAGCCATTAAAGTACCGGACTGCTTCTGTCTTAATGTCTTCTTGAGTGGCTGCCGTAGTACCATCTTCCCGCTGGATCTCTCGAATAGTATTTCTAATCTCCCGAGTCTTTGCTGCATTATGGAAATGTATGTTGTTTCCATCTCCCACCTCTAGCCAATGAAGTTTCGCCTTTTGACTCAGAACCTTTTCCTCGATACCTGACAGACGAACCCATCGTTCATAGAGCATATTTTCTTCAGCTGAATTAGCTTGTGATGGCGTGGAGAGAGTCTTTTGTTGGCTAGCGCACAGCTTTTCAAATGCCTCTTTTGTACGCCGAGTAATGTCTCCTACCTGAGCCTTGCTTAGGTTCCTTAGGACAGGTTTAAGCTCTTTGAGCTTTTTTGCTAACCGAAATATGGCAGATGTGGAGCTATATATCTCTGGCGTATCTGCCCAAAATTGTTCCACCATCGGTAGGAACTCTGGCGAGTCCACCACTGAATTAACAAATTTAAACGGACGTTTTGGTCTCAGAACTTCAGTCTCAATCTGTATTCGACATCTCAAGTGATCCGAGCATCCTCCGGCCTCGAAAACACAGTGAGATTGAGGGAAAGATTGCAGCCACTTAGTATTCATCAGCGTTCTATCAAGTTTCTTACAGATCAGCTCCGAGTCTCTCTTATTTGTCCATGTAAATTTGGGACCATGGAAGCTCATGTCAAGCATAGAACAGTACTGTATTACTTCCTGAAACTCTCGCATTCCCGGAGTTACCAGTGGTGAGTTGGTATATCCTGAATGTTCCTCTATCTCCAAAGTTTCATTGAAATCTCCCATCACAATCCAGGGTTTATTTCGTATCATAGGAGAGTCTTGGTGATTTTTTAGATCTTCCCATAGGACTCTTCTCTCTTCTGCCCGATTAGCAGCATAAACAAAAGAACATATGATGTCCTCTTGGGCTCCCTCCATCAAGATAGAACATGTGATCAGTTGAGCACTTTTAAAACAGGGCGTGACCCTCACCTTGGGGCTCCATACCACCCAAATTTTTCCCAATCTACTATATTCATAGTTAGATAGCATTGACCAATCTCGGAATATCGAGGAAGCAATCCTATCAGCTTTACTTTCCCTAACTCTTGTCTCCAAAATACAACCAAACTGTAGAGAACTTTTCTTGATCCATTCTCGGATTACAGGATGTTTATTGGTCTTGTTTAATCCACGAATGTTCCAGAAAAAACCCGACATTAAAAGTTCTTTTTGAGGGACTTTGTATTCGAATAGCTGGACGCATCCTTTGCTATTTGAACCGCAGAGTTTGATAGAACCTTGTGTTTATCTTTGGAGTTTCGAGGAAGAGAAGGCCTCAAAATTGTTTCTCTGCCTTTATTTCCCGTAGCCACAACTGTTTGTGAAACTCCCTCTGTAAGTGGCGCTTCCTTTGTTTTCTCATTATCTTCTGCAGGAAAAACAGATTGGACTATCTCTACTTCTTGCTCTGTTTTCGGAGCTACAAGAATCCTTTCCTTCTCTTTTCTCTGGTCCGCCTCATCTTCAGATTTCTCTAACTCTTCATTTATTAAGCTCTCATGTGATTTAATCCCCTCCATAGATGTAGTTTGCTCGATAGCTTTCTCAGGCTCCTCTGAATTCTTTTTCTCCAAAACCTCCAATCTCTCTGTTATTTCCCCGTCCTCCTCTTCCAAACTTAACACCGAGAAACGTGAGTTGGATAGTAATGAAAACTTCCCAAACTCTagctctcttcctctcttctcAGCTGATCTGCATACCTTGCCTGGAGACACTGTTTTCCACTCATTCCCATGGACAGTTAGCTCATCCTCCTTGTCCATGTTTTCATTCTGATTAACACTTGTCTCCCTCTGAGCTTCAGCAGGAGCATCTTTCTCTACATGTTCCTCACCACTTACATTATTTTCTCCACACTTTTCTTGAGCTACTTCCTTTTCCACTGCGTTTTGTGTTCCATAATCTTCTCCACTGTTCTGCTTGACTCCATTATCGTCTCCACTATTTTGTTTAACCACACAAGTTGAGACAGAATGTCCCCATTTCCCACACCTTGTGCATTTCGAAGGCAACCAAGGATAAGAATACTCTACTCTTACTTCCTTTCCTTGGACTTTGAAATTCATTGCCCGTGGAAGCTCCTTTGTAAGATCTGCTTTGACGAATATCTTTGCCACTCTAAAGTCCGCGCATTGTGTTGTTTCTGGGTGTAGACGATCCGGTACTCCCACTGGGCTAGACAAAAAACTGAGGCCCTTCCATGAAAACATGTTCATTGGAACTTTGCGCATATGCACCCACATTGGTACCGAAGTTTGCTCCGGCTGTATATCCTCTGCAAAAGGCATCCACTTGGACATCACAGCAGGAACACCTGCCAAATTCCACATTCCTCGTTTGAGAACCCTTTTTCGCATCTCCTGGTTGATAATCCGAAACTTCATAGTCGTAGGGTTGAGCACAAACACTTCAACCATCTGCGACTTATCCATTGCCCATATCTTGTTGACAATAGCGTGAACTTTCCCCACATGAGGAGCTTTCTCGAGAAATTTCCCAATCAGAAAATCCTCCCACAGAGGAGATGGATCCTGGAAAACTTCATCTGGAACCACAACTGAATCAACCCCATCATTCTTCGTGATTTCCACATCATACTTCTTTAACGATCTTTGATCTTGCGCAACTTTAACCCATGAGCGATTCAAAACTGGTGTTGTCAACGTTTGGGAATTGGTTGGGACCTCTTCCCTCTGCTCCGAGACGGCCAAGCCCTCCGACGGAGGCATAGGCGGCGCCGGAAAAGGTGCCTTGATGAAGCGGCAACTGAAAACCCTAATCGCCAAAAAATCCCCCTCAGACAAAACGGtgcatttttttccttttaaaaaaatatagatattaactaaatatcaCTCCTGCTTTCTTTTCTATCGATGGAACTATTTCCTTTAGTCCATTGCGTTAGttgattattgttttttttgaagcactttttttttatcgaaacacctttttgttttttgtttttctgcTTTTGCGTCAGCTGATTATTCAATTGTTTATGTTGATGCTTAGATGTGCCAGATCTTTGTTGAGGTTGTGGCACATGACATGCACAACTGGTTGGATCAGGGAGAAGATGGCTCCTAGCCATGCACTGAATATGAGCTTGTCTTGTCTCTTCCAGAAAGAGAATTCAGGGTTGACAACAATATCCTTGTTGACAATGATTGTGGCATTCGGGATTGCAGAAATACCATCATGGAAACCAGATAGATCATAGCCATGGAGGAAATCATGGATCTGAAGACTATAGTTTGTTGATGTTAACTTCTTAACGTTGGATGTGTTAACATTGAAAAGTTTTGCGTTTGGATTTGAATGGTGCCGCTAGCCTTGGCTGGAGAGGTTTGTCAGAGGTGGTTGCCTTTGCAACATCAGCGATGATTGATTTAGAGGATAAGAGGAGaataactgatttttttttttttttggtatggtTTACTGATATCATGTAAGAAAGataatattgaaaaaaatgtttacaCTATATAACTAGGAGGGTCCATTCTCGGAGaaaatttgatttcattcaattttttttcatctaATGTTTTTAtcttgaataattttattttgtatttttatctaatctattaatttagattCATATTTTATCTACGGTTGAAAattgtcatttaaattttggacctgttaaaaattactattacgCTACTTAAATTTTGGACTTTTTCACGTTTGTTACAATATTATTAAACACTACTTAGATAATACAACCAGTCTATATAAACTAAACCAACATCGTCTACTTAAACTAAATCAAAATTAAGCTAAAATCATTTTCTAATATTTGAGCTTAAAAAGCTTTTGGGATCCTCATAGCAGACAACTGAAAGTTTGGTTTTAGCTTAATTTCGGAATATAACATCGGTTAAGTTTTATTAGACGATGTTGCTTTAGTTTAAGTAGATTGATTGTATTATCTAAGCAGTGTTCATTGTACAAATATGAAAGAGTCCAAAATCTAATTAGCGTAGTaacaattttgaaaatgttcaaAATTTGATTGACAACTTTCAACAGAGAAAAAATAggatcataaattaataaattaggtACAAGATCGTTTATTTAAACTAGccaaaaacaatttcaataaattatatacatacatttgaacataaaatacatatattatgtatagattataaatttttaaaataaaattgttaaccaATAAATAAACT comes from the Brassica rapa cultivar Chiifu-401-42 chromosome A01, CAAS_Brap_v3.01, whole genome shotgun sequence genome and includes:
- the LOC103830809 gene encoding equilibrative nucleotide transporter 3-like, coding for MILNSLLCLLFIFPLFTLLFLLHLNICDNKEEVKNMNIETENIPRKLEGKFGAMVVCCILGVGQLVAWNTILTISDYYYQVFPEYHPSRVLTLVYQPFVLGTIFILVFMGKKKKNQKQIAIGYTIFFIGSLLLIILDVATKGEGTLLAYIFLCSIVACFGMANAHVEGAMLGELSFMCPEFIQSFVAGLGVAGAITSALRLVTKAVFDKSPNGLRKGALLFLAFSTLIEFICMLLYIYMFPKLPIVKHYYAKAESNHVEADETKITQLSNKELLDQNMGLAINLFLIYALTLSIFPGFLYENTGEHKLGSWYPLVLVASYNVWDAFSRYIPLSKHLKIESIKWITSCVLVRFLFVPAFYFTAKSADQGWMVLLTSLLGLTNGYLTVCVLANKPKSKYNVLETDALGNLLVSFMLGGIFAGVCLGWLWLIGTKSSF
- the LOC103830773 gene encoding E3 ubiquitin-protein ligase CSU1; this translates as MPQRHSKNNNDLAYFTYDEKKKLGYGTQRERLGKDSIKPFDACSLCLKPFIDPMCCHKGHVFCRECILECFLAQKKDIQRRLAAHASQKNQDKDEEEERLMLQKARELDEFDQQNHGALPRYSDKSQSQDKNGFHGANSVKATSFEEEALRTMKAFWLPSATPGASVRVEAPETHTVCPEGKEKLKLKNLFAIRFTEDNSEEEEKKAKSSSTSSYDKTYICPSCKVTLTNTMSLVALSSCGHVFCKKCGEKFMPVDKVCLVCDKPCKDRNLVGLKKGGTGFAEHDDHLEAKEYKHLGSGSGLGMVRMGKT